The following DNA comes from Nocardia sp. XZ_19_385.
AACGGCGACGCGACCGCCGAAACCCCGGCCCAGCAGGTGGTTTCGGAGATCAAGGCGCTCGGCGGCGAGGCCGTGGCCAATGGCGACGACATCGCCGACTGGGACGGCGCGCGCAATCTGATCCGCACCGCCATCGACACCTTCGGCAAGTTGGACGTGCTGGTCAACAACGCGGGCTTCGTGCGCGACCGGATGCTGGCCAACCTCTCCGAGGACGAGTGGGACGCGGTGATTCGCGTGCACCTCAAGGGCCACTTCGCCACCATGCGTCACGCGATCGAATACTGGCGCGCGGAAAGCAAAGCGGGCAATCCGGTCGATGCGCGCATCATCAACACCAGCTCCGGCGCGGGTCTGCAGGGCAGTGTCGGCCAGAGCAACTACGGCGCCGCCAAGGCCGGCATCGCGGGCCTGACCCTCACTGCCGCCGCCGAATTCGGGCGCTACGGCGTGACCGTGAACGCGATCGCCCCGGCCGCGCGCACCCGCATGACCGAAACCGTGTTCGCGGAGACGATGGCCGCGCCCGAGGCGGGCGGCTTCGACGCCATGGCGCCGGAAAACGTTTCGCCGCTCGTGGTTTGGCTGGGTAGCGGCGAGTCCGCGGGCATCACCGGGCGGATGTTCGAGGTCGAAGCCGGCAAGATCGCCGTGGCCGACGGCTGGCGGCACGGCGCGGCGGTGGACAAGGGCGCCCGCTGGGAGCCCGCCGAACTCGGCCCCGTGGTCCAGGATCTGCTCGCGAAAGCTGTGCCGCCCGAGCCGGTCTACGGCGCCTGATCCCCGGTCAACGCCCACTTCTTCGAGCCCCGCGCACCTTTCGTGCGCGGGGCTCGACGCTTGTGTGACGCAAATCGCCTGCGGCGCAGCTAGCGGGCCCCGTCACAGTTCCGCGGTCTCTCTGCGCAAGATCGCAGGGCCGACTAGTCTTATATCCCGTCCGTATAAGTCCCGGAGAGTGTTGCGACCGGGCAAGTGAAACTGCGCTGTATGTGATGAAGGGGAAGGCTGGCGCATGGCCATTGGTCGCACGATGCGAGTTGTCGCGGTAGCTGGGCTGGTTTCCGGCTTCGCGCTACTCGGGCCCGTGGCCGCCTTGGCGCAGCCCGACGGCCGCGTCAGTCCCGAGGCACCGGCACAGGCCGATGTGCTGGCACAGCCCGGATGTTCGTTGAGCGCTGGTTGTCCGGAGCCGGATGCACCGGAAATCGCGGAACAGTGGACGCCGATGACGATTCCGGGGCAGCAGGCGCCCGTCGTCTCCGAACCCACCGACGTAGCCGAGAGCCCGATTCAGCCGACCCAGGCGGTCGGCTCCGGCTCGGCCGCCGGACTCGGTGCGCTGCTCGGCACGGGCTCCGCCGGTCTCGGCGTAATCCTCGGCACCGGTTCTGCGGCAGGCTCCGCGGTCGTCGGCACCGGCTCGGCCGGTGTCGGCACCGTGCTC
Coding sequences within:
- a CDS encoding SDR family oxidoreductase, producing MSTQICAGRVVIVTGAGRGIGRAHALAFAAVGAKVVVNDLGSALNGDATAETPAQQVVSEIKALGGEAVANGDDIADWDGARNLIRTAIDTFGKLDVLVNNAGFVRDRMLANLSEDEWDAVIRVHLKGHFATMRHAIEYWRAESKAGNPVDARIINTSSGAGLQGSVGQSNYGAAKAGIAGLTLTAAAEFGRYGVTVNAIAPAARTRMTETVFAETMAAPEAGGFDAMAPENVSPLVVWLGSGESAGITGRMFEVEAGKIAVADGWRHGAAVDKGARWEPAELGPVVQDLLAKAVPPEPVYGA